The Antedon mediterranea chromosome 7, ecAntMedi1.1, whole genome shotgun sequence genome has a segment encoding these proteins:
- the LOC140055699 gene encoding uncharacterized protein isoform X1, with protein sequence MQNQPTFWSAKRHGFAVSFSPYVPQRIALATSQHYGIAGCGTLFIIDDTPAGGVLLKSFDWSDGLFDVTWSESNENLLVTGGGDGSIQVWDSAQPTGPIKVLKEHEKEVYGVNWSQTRGEQLIVSASWDGTIKLWDLTHPSSLSTFSGHQHVVYCALWSPHIPNCFASASGDKTLRIWDTRKSFEARMVMPVCNSEVLTADWCKYNENIIVTGSVDSAVRGWDLRKPREPIFQLMGHTYAIRRVKCSPHVGSVVASCSYDFTVRTWDFNKQTQPLEVIEHHTEFVCGLDFNLHKPGQIVDCGWDEKMFVYTPKSLLPTAS encoded by the exons ATGCAAAACCAACCTACGTTTTGGTCTGCAAAAAGACATGGGTTTGCAGTTTCGTTTTCACCATATGTTCCTCAAAGAATAGCCCTTGCTACGTCCCAACATTATGGAATAGCAG GATGTGGAACACTTTTCATCATAGATGACACACCAGCAGGAGGAGTACTACTTAAAAG tttTGATTGGAGCGATGGTTTATTTGATGTCACATGGTCCGAATCCAATGAGAACCTGCTTGTTACTGGGGGAGGAGATGGCTCTATACAGGTGTGGGATTCTGCCCAACCAACA GGTCCTATTAAAGTTCTGAAAGAACACGAGAAGGAA gtttaTGGAGTCAACTGGAGCCAAACACGAGGCGAGCAGTTAATTGTGTCTGCATCTTGGGATGGCACTATTAAACTA TGGGATCTAACCCATCCAAGTTCTTTATCTACATTTTCTGGTCATCAGCATGTGGTCTATTGTGCTCTCTGGTCACCACATATTCCAAATTGTTTTGCATCAGCATCAG gtgACAAAACTCTTCGTATCTGGGACACAAGAAAATCTTTTGAAGCAAGAATGGTTATGCCAGTGTGCAATTCAGAAGTTCTTACTGCTGATTGGTGTAAATACAATGag AATATTATTGTAACTGGATCAGTGGATTCTGCAGTAAGAGGGTGGGATTTAAGAAAACCAAGAGAACCAATATTCCAGCTCATGGGACATACATATGCAATAAGAAGAGTGAAG TGTTCACCGCATGTTGGCAGCGTGGTGGCGTCTTGTTCGTACGACTTCACTGTAAGAACATgggattttaataaacaaacgCAGCCATTAGAAGTAATAGAACACCATACGGAATTTGTGTGTGGCTTAGATTTCAACTTGCACAAACCTGGACAG aTTGTAGACTGTGGATGGGATGAAAAGATGTTTGTTTACACACCAAAATCACTACTGCCCACTGCATCATAA
- the LOC140055699 gene encoding uncharacterized protein isoform X2, translating to MGRRDLHFDWSDGLFDVTWSESNENLLVTGGGDGSIQVWDSAQPTGPIKVLKEHEKEVYGVNWSQTRGEQLIVSASWDGTIKLWDLTHPSSLSTFSGHQHVVYCALWSPHIPNCFASASGDKTLRIWDTRKSFEARMVMPVCNSEVLTADWCKYNENIIVTGSVDSAVRGWDLRKPREPIFQLMGHTYAIRRVKCSPHVGSVVASCSYDFTVRTWDFNKQTQPLEVIEHHTEFVCGLDFNLHKPGQIVDCGWDEKMFVYTPKSLLPTAS from the exons ATGGGTAGACGTGACCTACA tttTGATTGGAGCGATGGTTTATTTGATGTCACATGGTCCGAATCCAATGAGAACCTGCTTGTTACTGGGGGAGGAGATGGCTCTATACAGGTGTGGGATTCTGCCCAACCAACA GGTCCTATTAAAGTTCTGAAAGAACACGAGAAGGAA gtttaTGGAGTCAACTGGAGCCAAACACGAGGCGAGCAGTTAATTGTGTCTGCATCTTGGGATGGCACTATTAAACTA TGGGATCTAACCCATCCAAGTTCTTTATCTACATTTTCTGGTCATCAGCATGTGGTCTATTGTGCTCTCTGGTCACCACATATTCCAAATTGTTTTGCATCAGCATCAG gtgACAAAACTCTTCGTATCTGGGACACAAGAAAATCTTTTGAAGCAAGAATGGTTATGCCAGTGTGCAATTCAGAAGTTCTTACTGCTGATTGGTGTAAATACAATGag AATATTATTGTAACTGGATCAGTGGATTCTGCAGTAAGAGGGTGGGATTTAAGAAAACCAAGAGAACCAATATTCCAGCTCATGGGACATACATATGCAATAAGAAGAGTGAAG TGTTCACCGCATGTTGGCAGCGTGGTGGCGTCTTGTTCGTACGACTTCACTGTAAGAACATgggattttaataaacaaacgCAGCCATTAGAAGTAATAGAACACCATACGGAATTTGTGTGTGGCTTAGATTTCAACTTGCACAAACCTGGACAG aTTGTAGACTGTGGATGGGATGAAAAGATGTTTGTTTACACACCAAAATCACTACTGCCCACTGCATCATAA